A region from the bacterium genome encodes:
- a CDS encoding DUF3604 domain-containing protein, producing the protein LRLSREPDPRVPATLRERVWSSPIWIDAS; encoded by the coding sequence CCCTGCGCCTGTCGCGAGAGCCCGACCCGCGAGTCCCCGCGACGCTGCGCGAGCGCGTCTGGTCATCGCCGATCTGGATCGACGCCTCGTAG